CAGACCTCATATTTTTTGACATGTGAAAATCTGTCTCTACGGAAAAATGTGGCACAACCATCAATTGTATTTGTAATTCCACTGTAAACCTGCAATCAAGAGGGATACAGTTCAATAACACGGAGTTTTAAAAGCTATTACAAAAATGAATAAGTATTCAAATAACCTCGTTCGTTTTTCTCTTATATAGACCAACATAACCGTGTTTGTCCAGCTCAGGAGCAAAAAACTCCTCATAGTGATCACTTTGAACCTGAAAAGAGACATTAGTTCAGACCAAGGCATGCTCCACACTCAATTTACAAGTAGAAGTCCTAAGCCAGAGATCTTTTAGTCTCaagttataaattaaaaatgagggaaCCAATTGAAACAGATATTGCTAAGACAAAGTTCTACTGCCTCTCCTTAACATTAATTTTCTATGATTCATTATACATTGCATTGGAGGATCATGTCTTACTATCTCAAGTGGCATTGATAAAGTCAGAAGAATACAGTGACAGCAGCAAATAAATCCTTGGAACATCAATATAATACGCTGTGTGCCACATCAAAAATATCAATGAAAAGAAATGTTTCCACATTTTAAGATTTAGGCTTAATTAAAGAAAGCCAAGACCAGTTTCTATACCTAAAACATCACAAGGTTCCATATTGACAAAAACGTAGTCAGAAACTCATCAAGAGTTGTTGAGTAACTCCAAGTTTTAAAATACCTAATGGTCATTTGGGACTCTAGAAATTTTCAGACTAGAATAAGCTACCCAGTGATTGAATTTTCCCCCCACCcccaattttttgaattttcaagcACTTCGGATGTTGCAGCTAAAAGTGTATAATAGCAACCTTAAATCAGATCTCACTATGCCTAATAGTGATGATTTTAGCTTCCTTACACCTCTATCAAGTAAAACAACTTCCATCATAAAATGAGTATTTAAactgaaatttcaaaaacttgCTAGCATTGGTCCAGTAATCAGACCCTAATATTGTCATCAAACACTATAATTCTGCCTGCATACCTCCTGAAGACAAACAATATCTGCACGATAGCCAACTATTTCTCTTAACAAATTTTGTCTACGATAAGGCCAAGAAAGAGCCCAAGAGGGGCAGTAACTGTATAGTTCACTTGTGGCATACACATCAGACAAAATGTTGTAAGAGAGCACAGTGAAAGTTCCTGTGGATGAAAGACGGCCATCAGAATCTAGATGTCCAATCACATCTACTCCATTTACTGGAACCAAACGACGTGGACTAGGCGAAGGAGCTGGAATGACACGAGAAGTTAATATAGTGTTGACATGCCCCACGGGTACTTTTGTTTCAGCCTCTACTACAACACATTCAAACTTAAGAACATGACCAATATCATCAGCTGTTGGTGTATATGTTTTAGAGCGACCAACTTCAAACCAAGTTTCACCCCCACTCCTTTGTGTAACAGCAGCAGGATACAAAGGTGTTGAACCATTTGTCAAGCTAGTAGCTGACGCAGAACCAGATAAGCTAGCTGCAGATCCTGAGCTATTGAAGCGGCCAAATAACTCCTCCTCTTCACTTCCATTTTCATTTACAGCACTTGCAGCACGGTCATGTAGAACACGATGATGCTGCCATGCATCTGAGAAGCACTTAGGAGAGCAATGGTAACTTTTGGCAACAGGAATTTTGGCCTTAACACAACCTAGGCACTGCAATGTAGCTTGCTCGGATGGATGTACACTACAGACAGCAACTTTTTTATCACTTTGTATGCGAtacctgcaaaaaaaaaacccaaaaatacgACAACAAATAACATGTCAAAAACTACAGGCGACTCTTCTTTCAAACCATTCAGTAACAAATACAACAAATATAGAATCACTCAACGAGTAAAATGGGACATATCAGACAgcaaagagaaaattttgaaacaactAAATCTTAGAAGGCAATATCTATTCCTCTAACATTTACTATTAACTAATCCAGCAGAAAGCCATAAACCTTTTGATGAGGTATAGGGCAAAACTTCTATAACCTAAAAATGATGCAGTATCT
This genomic stretch from Castanea sativa cultivar Marrone di Chiusa Pesio chromosome 9, ASM4071231v1 harbors:
- the LOC142610636 gene encoding carbon catabolite repressor protein 4 homolog 1, which codes for MLSVLRVHLPSDIPIVGCELTPYVLLRRPDKTVTTDDVPDSSPIEGHFLRYKWYRIQSDKKVAVCSVHPSEQATLQCLGCVKAKIPVAKSYHCSPKCFSDAWQHHRVLHDRAASAVNENGSEEEELFGRFNSSGSAASLSGSASATSLTNGSTPLYPAAVTQRSGGETWFEVGRSKTYTPTADDIGHVLKFECVVVEAETKVPVGHVNTILTSRVIPAPSPSPRRLVPVNGVDVIGHLDSDGRLSSTGTFTVLSYNILSDVYATSELYSYCPSWALSWPYRRQNLLREIVGYRADIVCLQEVQSDHYEEFFAPELDKHGYVGLYKRKTNEVYSGITNTIDGCATFFRRDRFSHVKKYEVEFNKAAQSWTDSQLPSAQKKTALNRLFKDNVALIVVLEAKFSNQGADNPGKRQLLCVANTHVNVHQDLKDVKLWQVHTLLKGLEKIAASADIPMLVCGDFNSVPGSAPHALLAMGKVDPLHPDLAADPLGILRPNSKLVHQLPLVSAYSSFARMGVGIGLEQQRRRLDPTTNEPLFTNCTRDFIGTLDYIFYTADSLTVESLLELLDEESLRKDTALPSPEWSSDHIALLAEFRCMPRARR